ACAAGGAGTTATCCACAATATGCACATAATTAACAAAAAGAAAAAGTTTGATCAAAAAGAAAAATTTACTACTACTAATCTTAACAAAATAGGACATTTCTAAATGTTTTAAAAGCGGACATTTCTAAATGTGGTTGACAATTCTATTGACTTTATACGGACTTGGCATTATCTTGTTTATCTAAGTTTAAGGGATAAAATTGGTGAATTCACATATCAAACCGGCTGGGAGAACAAAAGACATTAAATATGCTGTTAGAGATATTATGCTAATAGCTGATAAGGCAGCGTCTCAGGGCAGGAAGATGCTTTATCTTAACATAGGTGATCCAATAAAATTTGATTTTAAAACACCTCCTCATATTGTTGAGGCTACATATGATGCAATGAAAAGTGGATTTACAGGATATTCTCCATCGTCTGGAATTGATGAAGCGATTGAATCTGTTAAGAATGAAGCGTGTAGAAAGGGAATAAAAAATATTCAGGACATCTTTATTACAAATGGAGGAAGCGAAGCTATTGAAATAGCATTAACAAGTCTTGTGAATCCTGATGAAAATGTATTGATACCTTCACCTGGTTACCCTTTGTACACAGCAGTGCTAACAAAGCTTGGAGCAGGAATCAATTCATATTACTTAGATGAGGAGAATGACTGGCAGCCAGACATTAATGATATAAAGAGAAAAATAGATAAAAATACAAGAGCCATTATTCTTATAAATCCTAATAATCCAACAGGCGCAGTTTATACAAGGGAAACTCTTACCCAAATTGTTAATCTTGCTCTTGAGCATAATCTTGTAATATTTTCCGACGAAATATATGACAAACTTGTTTTTGATGCTGAGGAGCATATCTCTACCGCGTCTATCTCAAAAGAGGCATCTGTTCTTACTTTTGGCGGGCTTTCAAAGTCCTATCTATCTCCAGGGCTGCGTATTGGATGGTGTGTTGTGAGCGGTAAAGAGGAAAATTTAGGAGACTATTACAGGGCTATGCAGAAACTAACACGTGCAAGACTCTGCGCAAATCACCCTGAGCAATATGCAATAAAGCCAGCTTTAGAAGGGGATCAGTCACATATAAAAGAGGCAAATGCAAAGCTTAAACGAAGGGCAGATATTACATACCAAATGCTCAATGCTATTCCAAACGTCAGGTGTGTAAAACCAAGGGGAGCCTTTTATGCATTTCCTAAAATAGATGTGCCTGTATCAGACCAGAAATTTGTTTCTGATTTAATCTATGAAACAGGCGTTGTTGTTGTTCATGGTGGGGGATTCGGACAAAAGCCGGAAACAAAACACTTCAGAATTGTTTTCCTGCCGGAGGAAGATGTCTTAAGACAGGCATACAAAAAAATCAGGCAATTCATGACCAGGTATGAATAGCAACAGTATAATCATCAAGGGCGCTCGCCAGCATAATCTTAAAAACATAGATCTGGAAATTCCCCGAGATAAACTTGTTGTTATTACCGGTCTTAGTGGTTCAGGGAAATCCTCTCTGGCTTTTGATACTATCTATGCAGAAGGCCAGAGAAGGTATGTAGAAAGCCTGTCTTCCTATGCGCGCCAGTTCCTTGAACAAATGGATAAGCCTGATGTTGACTATATTGGAGGACTTTCTCCTGCTATCTCTATTGAACAAAGAACCTCTGCAAGAAACCCCCGCTCAACAGTTGGAACAGTAACAGAAATTTACGACTATCTAAGGGTGTTGTTTGCACGCATAGGAGAAGTCTACTGTTATAAATGTGGAAGAAAAATTGCACATCAAACTTCCCAGCAAATCGTTGACAGCATTATGAAATTCCCTCAATCCTCTAAAATTATGCTTATGTCCCCAATAGTGAGAGGTAGAAAAGGGGAGTATAACGCTCTTTTTGAGGATATTAGAAAGAAAGGCTTTGTAAGACTCAGAGTTGATGGGAACATCTATAATGTGGAAGACGAGATAAAACTCAATAAAAACAAAAAACACAACATTGAAGTCGTTGTAGACAGACTCGCTATAAAATCAGATATCAAATCACGTCTTAGTGATTCTGTAGAAACTGCTCTAAAACTGGGTGAAGGATTAATTTTGGTATGTATCAACAATAAGAAAGATATCCTGTTTAGTGAACATTTTGCATGTATTAAATGTGGAATAAATTACTCTGAATTCACACCCCGTATGTTCTCGTTTAACAGCCCTTATGGTGCATGTAAAACATGTAATGGACTGGGCAGGAAGATGGAAGTTGATCCCGACCTGATCGTGCCTGATATGAATCTGTCAATTAATGAGGGCGCAATTATTTCGTGGAGCAATCCGATAACAACAAAACGCCACCGCTGGAAAGCAGCAACAAGAAGATACCTGTTTCAGATGCTGGAGACAGTTAGCGATCACTATAATATAGACCTTGATATTCCATTCAAGAATTTAAGCAAAGAACATCAAAACATGATTCTGTATGGCACAGAAGAAAAACTGGATTTTACGTTGCGACTCAGACGTAGAATCCACAGACATAGAATGAAATTTGAGGGGGTAATTAATAACCTTGAGAGAAGATGGAGCCAGACTGATTCTGAATATGTAAAGTCAGAGATCTATAATAAATACATGAGAGTCAGATTATGCCCTGAGTGTGAAGGCGCAAGACTTTCCCCTCAGAGTCTTGCTGTAAGGATAAATAAGAAATCAATAGCTAAAATATGTTCCTTATCAATTAAATCTGCTATCAGATTCTTTAATAATCTGCGTTTGGGTAAAACAGAAGAAGTTATTGCGCATGATATTCTAAAAGAAGTCAGGGAACGATTAACATTTCTCTCCAATGTAGGACTTGACTATATTACACTGGATAGAACAGCGCAGACTCTTTCAGGAGGAGAAGGAGAGAGAATCAGGCTCGCTACACAAATTGGCTCAGGTCTTGTTGGAGTATTGTATATCCTTGATGAGCCAAGTATTGGGCTTCACCAGAGAGATAATAGAAAATTACTGAAGACATTAACCAGTCTGCGCGACCTGGGGAATACAGTTATTGTTGTAGAACATGATGAACAGACAATAAGAAATGCGGATTATGTAATAGATCTCGGTCCGGGAGCCGGCATTCACGGCGGAGATCTTGTAGCGTGCGGCAGGCCCGAAGAAATAATTAAAAATAGGAATTCTATTACAGGTAAATACCTGTCAGGAGAAATTAAGATTGGTACGCCAGAACAAAGAAGAAGGCCAACTGAAAAGCAGCTTAGAATACTTGGGGCTTTTGAACACAATTTAAAAAAGATAAACGTAAATATCCCTCTAGGGTTATTGGTCTGTGTTTCAGGCGTATCTGGTTCCGGTAAAAGCACACTGGTTGACGAAATACTGTACAGAGCTCTGGCTCAAATCCTATACGG
Above is a window of bacterium DNA encoding:
- the uvrA gene encoding excinuclease ABC subunit UvrA, whose protein sequence is MNSNSIIIKGARQHNLKNIDLEIPRDKLVVITGLSGSGKSSLAFDTIYAEGQRRYVESLSSYARQFLEQMDKPDVDYIGGLSPAISIEQRTSARNPRSTVGTVTEIYDYLRVLFARIGEVYCYKCGRKIAHQTSQQIVDSIMKFPQSSKIMLMSPIVRGRKGEYNALFEDIRKKGFVRLRVDGNIYNVEDEIKLNKNKKHNIEVVVDRLAIKSDIKSRLSDSVETALKLGEGLILVCINNKKDILFSEHFACIKCGINYSEFTPRMFSFNSPYGACKTCNGLGRKMEVDPDLIVPDMNLSINEGAIISWSNPITTKRHRWKAATRRYLFQMLETVSDHYNIDLDIPFKNLSKEHQNMILYGTEEKLDFTLRLRRRIHRHRMKFEGVINNLERRWSQTDSEYVKSEIYNKYMRVRLCPECEGARLSPQSLAVRINKKSIAKICSLSIKSAIRFFNNLRLGKTEEVIAHDILKEVRERLTFLSNVGLDYITLDRTAQTLSGGEGERIRLATQIGSGLVGVLYILDEPSIGLHQRDNRKLLKTLTSLRDLGNTVIVVEHDEQTIRNADYVIDLGPGAGIHGGDLVACGRPEEIIKNRNSITGKYLSGEIKIGTPEQRRRPTEKQLRILGAFEHNLKKINVNIPLGLLVCVSGVSGSGKSTLVDEILYRALAQILYGSKEKPGKHVDIKGFSQIDKVANITQAPIGRTPRSNPATYTGAFDYIRRLFSQVPGSRARGYKPGRFSFNVKGGRCETCKGDGLKKIEMHFLPDIYVTCETCRGTRFNRETLEIKYKDKSIADVLDMTIEEALKLFENIPPVKRKLQTLNDVGLGYIKLGQSATTLSGGEAQRVKLASELSKVSTGRTLYILDEPTTGLHFADVQKLLDVLGRLVDKGNTVLIIEHNLDVLKTADYIIDLGPEGGDNGGEVVAEGTPEQVAKNKRSYTGKFLKKVLEC
- a CDS encoding aminotransferase class I/II-fold pyridoxal phosphate-dependent enzyme; the protein is MNSHIKPAGRTKDIKYAVRDIMLIADKAASQGRKMLYLNIGDPIKFDFKTPPHIVEATYDAMKSGFTGYSPSSGIDEAIESVKNEACRKGIKNIQDIFITNGGSEAIEIALTSLVNPDENVLIPSPGYPLYTAVLTKLGAGINSYYLDEENDWQPDINDIKRKIDKNTRAIILINPNNPTGAVYTRETLTQIVNLALEHNLVIFSDEIYDKLVFDAEEHISTASISKEASVLTFGGLSKSYLSPGLRIGWCVVSGKEENLGDYYRAMQKLTRARLCANHPEQYAIKPALEGDQSHIKEANAKLKRRADITYQMLNAIPNVRCVKPRGAFYAFPKIDVPVSDQKFVSDLIYETGVVVVHGGGFGQKPETKHFRIVFLPEEDVLRQAYKKIRQFMTRYE